In Globicephala melas chromosome 20, mGloMel1.2, whole genome shotgun sequence, the genomic window GTCCACAAGCCTGAAAGGGCGTGTCCGTGTTGGCAGGTGGTTGCACGTGGCCCTCAGAGGAGACCACCCCACCCAGATGTGCCTGTGTCGCCAGCCTGGGACAGAGGCGGAAGGTGACATCTTCCGCAGTTTTAACTGCACCTCTCCTCCAGATCCAGGGCCTCTGCGAAGCACGCTCTACGAGCGGGTCACCAGGCAGGAACTGGTTCCGTTTCCCTCAGGAAGCCCCAAATCACCCTCCTCACGTGGTGGCTCAGGGCGCCcgggagagcagagcagaggctGCCAGGCCTCGTCATGGCACCGGCCAGGCCCTGCGTCCCCTGTACTGCGCACTGCTGGGTGCAGGGGGGCCCGGCCCAGCCCGACTTGAAGGGCAGGAATCGAGGACCGTCTCCAAATGCCAGCAGCCAGCCTCGAGGTAGTTAGAGTTCAGCTGAAAACACCTGAAATCCACCCAGCACTGCACTGTGTACTTAGCAGCGTCTGGTAGCTGGGAATTTCACCTCCCACGCGAAGGCTGCCAGCCTCTCCTCCGCTAATCCGGCCAGGCCGACGGCTTTATTTTATCCCAGGGACGCACAGGAGCCGGTGAGCAGATGGGGGCCCGGGAGCTGGGACACACGGACGTCGCCGGCCGGGGGTGGCGCCAACAGCCCACCCAGAGCTCTGTGAACGTCAGGGTAGCACCAGCCAGCTGTCACTTCATAAAATTCTGCCCCTAAGGAGGCTGCGTAAGGAAGAGGGACAGTGTCCACCTTGCCATCTGTGCGCGGCCGGCCTGGAGCCCCGGCGTGGAGCCCATCAGACCTGCCCCCAGGTGCAGCTCTGCAACTGTGACCAGATCTGAggctcagttttgtcatctgaaaTACAGACTGTAAGGCGGTGTGGCCACAGCGGGAACAGCCTGCAGGATCCTCAAACAGCTCAGCAAGGAGGCGCCACCTGACCCGGCAACTACGCTCGTGGGACGCGTCCACGAGAgctgcacacacacgtgcacacggaAACCCGCACGCAAGCCTTCACAGCCGCCAAAGGGTGGAAACAACCGAAATGCCTGCTCGTCGTGGACAAACAAGGTGTGGTGCATCCACACAGTGGAACGCTACTCAGACCCAACACACGTGCCACACGCCTGAGCCTTGGAAACACGCCGAGAGGCCAGACGTGAAGGTCCCGTGCTGCACAGTTCCATCGGTATGAAGTGTCCAGGACAGGCGACAGAGACAGCGTGGTGGTGGCCGGGGCCCGGGGCGGACGGGGGGCGTCATGCGGTGCCGGACACACTTCAGGTGCGCAGGCAGCAGCTGCACAAGCCTGAGAACACACTAACCACCCCCCCATCTTCACGGCCGTGAGCCTGGCAGCACGTGGACTACACCGCAACCTGTAAAGAGGGCGAGCGCCCCTCCTTCACAGAAGCGCGAGGGTCAGGGACACACTAGAGAAAGTGTTGCGTGCAGCAAGGCCAGCAGGCGGCCAGCAGCCCTTCCTCCCGGGCTGGGGGCGCCCGATCCCAGGGCCCGGGACAGATATCGAGGGCAGGGCTTTGTCTCGGGGCCCTGAGCGGGGCCAGCGCCCCCTGGTGTACACCTGCCCCTCAGGCTCAGGAGCAACACCACCGTCTCTCTCCAAGCACGTACTCCCTGGTCCAACACCCTCCCTGGACAACTGTCCACCTGCTCGCCCGTCCACCTCTGGTACTGTCCCAAGCTACACCCCACAGCGAGACAGAACGACAAAGGGCGTGCAGCTCCGGGGTCCCCGGCCCTCCGAGGGGGCGTGGGGGTGACCGCATGGCTTGTTTGGGGCTCACGGGGAGGAAGCGAGGACGAGGGGCTGCTGGCCGGGGGGGGGTGCTTCAGGGAGGGGCCCCTCCTGACTCCGGGTCCCCCGCTGTCTTGCAGCCCCCCCAGGGCTAAAGCTGAGCGCCGACCAGCTGGCCCTGGTCTACAGCACGCTGGGGCTCTGCCTCTGCGCCGTAATCTGCTGCTTCCTGCTGGCCGTGGCCTGTTTCCTGAAGAGGAGGGGGGACCAGGTCTCCTGCCAGCCACCCCCAGGGCCATGTCGGACGCGGGCCAAGTCCTCCAAGGGTGAGCACGCAGTGGGGTCCTGGACATCCCtctgtcctggctctgcccccgTTTCTAAGTGGAGAGCGGTTGCCGGTCCTCCCGGGGAGCAGCCTGGCGCCAGTTCCTACAGTTTCCTATCTGTCCTGGTGAAATCAGGTCAAACATCAAGGCAAGAAGAGACAGGGCCCTGAGGAAGGGTGGGTGTTGGGCCCTGGGGCTTGCCCCACTTGCCAGGACAGGGCGGCTAACACCAGAGGTGGTCCCCTGGGGGtgcagggtgggggaggaggggtccaGGCCGAGGCCAACGCCCTCTCCCCCTCAGCAGATCACTGGATGGAAGCGGGCAGCGCTGCAGGGGCAACGCCCGAGCCGACGGAGACGTGCAGCTTCTGCTTCGCGGAGTGCAGGGAGCCTGAGCGTGCCGGGAGGTGGGCGCGCCACGGCCAGAGCGCAGCCGGACAGCCCTGCGTGCGCGCCCCGAACGGTGGCCTCTGCGGCATTGAGGTCGTGTGCACGCCCGCCCAAGAAGGAGGCCTGGCCACATGAACCTGGGGGGGCTGGGGGAATGGTGATGGGAGAGAGAAATGACGGTGGGGGAGACTGGGGAGAGAGGAATAGAGCAAGGGGAAaggacagggaagggggaggggagtggaggaaCAGCTGGCAGAAGGGCCAGGGCCACCGTATTGACCCCAGGTCTCCACTGTAGGTCACCGGCACCTACACGCACCTGCAGTAAAAGCACCCACGCCTGCTGGACCCAGCCCCGGGGACCCTTGGCAGAAATAAAACCTCCCGCACTGCCCACTCCTCACTGCGGCTGGTCTGGGTCGCGTCTCCCCGTGGCGACTGCCCCATCCCACCTCTCCCGCTGCCCCTGGGCTCCAGGCCTGCTTTCCAAGGATCTGAGCGGGTGTGTGGACCGAGAAGCAGGCTCTGCTGTCCCCTGTCGCCTAAGAGGAGAAAGCAGCCGGCTGATGGGGGGCCACCATCAGGGCTGGGCCCACCATCAGGGCTGGGCCCACCATCAGGGTTGGGCCCACCATCAGGGCTGGGCCCACCATCAGGGCTGGGCCCACCATCAGGGCTGGGCCCACCTGCGTCGATCTCAGAAAACCAATTTCCTCCCGTGTCTCCTCAGAAAGGCGTGAAGCAGTGTGACTGTGCGTGCGCATGTACAGTCACATGTGTGCACGCATGCGCTGCTCCCACGTGTGTCACGGGGCGCGGGGCGGACAGAGGGCAGGTGGGCTGAGCCCAGGCGTCAGGCTGCTCTCAGAGCCCAGGACCACGTCCCTGCATCCTCAGGAGTGCTCTCATTTGGACACCAACCTGCTActgtttagtatttttctttacatCAGCCGACCTTTCCTTCCAGACCTACACGCTACATTTTTCCGATTCTGACCAGTAACACTGTATCTgaactttcacaatttgttttcTTGGCTacaccacgcggcttgtgggatcttagctccctgaccagggatcgaacccgcaccccctgcaatggaagcgcagtcttggccactggaccgccagggaagtcccacatgcaCAAATTTTTGatactacatatattttatacctGTATTTGCAGTGAAACCTATATGTTAGGAGCATTTAAGCCTGAAAATACGTAACTGCTATAAGCAGCAGCTACACAGATAAACACAAGATTATGCAAATCATTCATCCGGAACCACCAAAGGTTCACACAACACACTCTGGGAGGTGTACACAAGAAGCCTGAGGCTCCATCTTTCCTTCATCCACTGGCTAGCGGGCCCTGTCACCTTCGCAGGCTGCTGGACAAAGCCCCACACGCTGTGCGGCATCAACACCGCAACCTCCTGTCCCCCGTCTGGAGGCCGGAGCCCACCCAGGTGTCACAGGGCTGGTCCTGCTGCGGCCGTGACGGGAGAACTGCCCCGGCCTCGCCCCCAGGGCTGCAGATGGCCGTCTTCCCTTGATGCGTGTCTGTCTGTCCAAAtcttccctttttataaggacactggtcgccctaatgacctcattttcacTTGATCATGTCTGCAAATCTCCAGATAGGGTCATGCTTAAAGGTTCTCGGGGTTAGGACCTCAACCCATGAATCTGGGGGCACACATTCAGCCCAGAGCACAGGTCCTCCCAAGTCCAGTCTCGCTTCAACGCGGTCTGAAGCCAAGTTAGCTTCTCACAAGCACCCGCCGGAGACAAGCGTCTGACCCGGTGTTCAGTGGGCCCGAGGCGGCAATGGGGACATCTTGGTGCCGTGTCCACCGGTCACCAAGCCCACGGCAGCATCTCTTGGCAGCACGGACCCTGTACCTGGGGTAGCTGCCTGCCAGACCCTGGCGACGTCCCAGCACATCTCTGAGCTGCACAGAAGCGCTTGGGATGCAAAGCCTCGTCCGAAACGTGTGCAGACTCCTCCAGCTGTTTTCAAATTCTGCTCATCTGAGCCCCAGGGGCCCTGGGGGACGCTTCTGGACCGTGGGGGGGTGAAGGCTGCCGAAAACACAGGGAAATGTGTGCCTGACTACGGCTTTCCACAAAAATaacctctgggttttttttttttgtcagtttttcaATTGGTCTTTAGTGTAAGTTGACGTggcaggttttggttttttttttttttttgcagtacgtgggcctctcactgttgtggcctctcccgctgcggagcacaggctccggacgcgcaggcccagcggccacggctcacgggcccagccgctccgcggcatgtgggatcttcccggaccggggcacgaacccacgtcccctgcatcggcaggcggactctcaaccactgcgccaccagggaagccctgttttgttttttttttaaagaccaggATCCTCTGctgcaaagaaaatctgaaacTCTAAATACCATCCATTTTATCCACATTGTGTTCTGCTGGTCCTACTTCCAAAATACACTGATTCCCGCCACCTGCCACAGCCCCCACGACGCCAGCCCCGAATCCGCCCTGTGCACCCTGCCCAGGGCTCAGCAAGCTCCTCTGAAAAGGACCAGATGGCAGAGACTCTCGGCGACGACTCAGCGCTCACCCAGCCCTGCCGCGCTTGTGCCCAAGCAGCCAGCGCCAGGGGAGGCGGCGGGTCGGACTGGGCTCCGCCGATGCGGCTCAGACCGGGCACCACAGCTCACCCTCCCCGCCCTGCTGCACCGCAGCTCGGGCCTTTAcctccagctttactgagacaTAAATGACACGTAACTTTGTGAGTTGCCAGGTGATGCATCTGTACATTGTAATACGCTCCCCACGTGGCATCAGGAACCCCTCCACTCCAGCCCACCATCACCTGTGTGGTGAGAACATGTAAGATCTCCTCTCTCTGCAACTCTCAAGCACAGGACACAGTATCAGGACGTGTCAGTCTCACCCCTGGGAGTCTGTGCCCTTTGGCCAGCATCTCCCCCTTTcccaccccctggcaaccacaatctACTGTTTCTCTGGACACTGGCCTCTTTTGTGTCTCTCTACGGTTTTCTGAAGAGCTGTCTGCGAACAGCATCGCCTCACTCCTGCCCCGTCTTCGGTGCTGCTGTCCTGGAAGCCCACGATCCGTCGCTACTGTTTTTGCTTTAGAAACTCAGTAGCGTATagaatgattaaaaataacaaacacaatGCTTTGCAGATCTACCTTCACGTCTAACAATCCTCATTTTCTGGGTGTGCACCTAGGTCTGTCTGGTATCTCTCACTTCTGTCTGAAGAGCCTCCTTCAGCACCTCTTGTGCGAGCCTGCGGATGATGAATTCTGTCTGCTTCCAAAGCCTTTCCATTTCTGAGAGATTTTTCTGGGAAGACTCTGGGCTGCCAGCTTTTTCTTTCCAGCATCTCAGAGACATCGCCCTACTCTCTCCGGCTCCCACAGTTTCTGACAAGACAGCTGCTGTGATTCCTACCTTTGTTTCTTTGCAACGTGTGCCTTCAAATCTTTCtttatcttactttttaaagGTTTCAGTGTGGCGTGTCCCGGAGTTTCCTGTGGTGGGTAGGTCTGTTTTGTTATTTATCCAGCTTGGGGTTCTGTAGCTTGAtgtttttcatgataaaattacTGGCCATTATCCCTTCAAACTGTTTGGTACCGCCCCACATCCCAGGTGCCCTATTCTTTCGGTTTCCCCCCATTCTTCTCTTTGTTCCAGTTTGGGTGGCCCCAATGCCTCTTCCCTCAGCTGTGAGGTCACGGACGGGCCTGTCAGGGCCATCCTTCCTGTCACCACGATCTTGGCTCCCAGCACCTCCATCCACGGGGCCCCTCCTCACACAACCCCCATCCCGCTGAAGGCTCCCGTCTGTTCCACACACTTTCCCTGAGAGCCGTCGACACATTAACCCTAGTTATCCAGAATCTCCGCCTGCCGGTTCCGACATTCAGATCATCCTGAGTCCGGTTCTATTGCTCTGTCTCTTGGCAGTGAGTGTTTCTACTTGCTGTTTTGTgtgtcttgtgatttttttttttttttttaccaaacgCCAGACCTGCGTGGGACGGCAGAGACTGACATACCAAGTTTTTATGCCTGGAATTGGCCGGCCTTTCTCCTCCAGGCCGTCAGTGAGGGGCCGAGTCACAGGCTGAGCTGGCTGGGTTCTGTCGTTGCTGTGATCACCCCCGGGCCCCAATGGCTTCACCTGGCCCCGTGGGGTCACGCTCTCAGGGAGGGGCTGCTCCCTGGCAGCTGCACGCCTTCCTGCCCTTCCTCGGCAGTAGACGCCCCTGTCGCTCAATGTTTCCTCCCCTGGGGTCCCGTCCCgcttgccctcccccacccctccctccccggagCAGAAGCCCCACCGTACTGCTCCCGATGGAGCCTCAGGGCTACACCGACCCTGCTTCTGCTGCTGCGTCCAGACACGCAGACCATCGCGTGCTGCATAGAACATCACTCCCATGCACCACGGTGGTGACGTGTCGCTGACTGGATCTGATGAGCAATTTAATAACAGTGAACTAAATAAGCCACAAGATTAAGagtaaaaatggtacaaatgaacttatttacaaaacagaggtaaaaacaaacttatagttaccagggggaaaggagggggataataaactgggagactgggattgacacatacacactactatatataaaacataactaataaggacctgccgtagagcacagggaactctactcagtactctgtaatgagctatgtaggaaaagaatctaaacagGAGTGGATACATGCACGTGTgtaactgattccctttgctgtacccctgaaacgaAAACAACATTGTACAttaactgtactccaataaaagttaaaaaataaagataattttaaaaaattaaaatcaatcaaTCCATCACAAGAAATAATGCGCCCCAAactcaggggtccccaactcaaTGGCATTCCTGTGGATTCCGTGCTCTGAAGCAAGAAGCCAGGGCACTGCATCTCCCACACCCTCCCGAGAACAGCAGCCCTGCTGGGTTGAGAGGCAGCACAGACCATTTTGGGTGTGTTAATTCCATCCGTCTACACAGGCAGCATGTGGCTCCCAGTTAAAGAGGGACCCGAACGAGTTCGAAAATGCtgcacaaccactgagcctgaggATACGAGAGACCTAGTAACTCAACATCTGCGGCGAATGAGGACGTGTCACAAGCCTCCAGCAGGGACCAGAGGACACCAGCACAGACCTTCCAAGCACGTCAAACCTGTCCTCCTCCGTGGGCGCTGGTCCTCCGCAGAAAGAGCCTCCGCTACGCGGGCCGAGCACCTAACCACGGACATCGGTGACTGCGTGGCACGAGTGCCCTGAACACAGTGAGTGCTGTCGACCGCTTGGCCCACCTCTGGGTGTGCAGCGACGGACACTTGCGCACAAAGTACAGCAAGAGTGGGACGTGCACAATCACGCCCGCTGCACAACGGCAAGTACCCTTGTGACCAGGGACCCGAGGACCATCGTTTACTGTAACTTTGTCTTCAAAGTTCAGCTCGGCTGGACGGTCAAAGATTTGGAAGCAACGGAATTTAAGGACTGGCGACAGAAGATCCGGTTGGGGACAGACCTCTCCAAACGGGCACAGACTGTGCTCACCAAGGAGAAGCCCAACAGAGGGCACTCACCGCCAGGTGGACAAAACGGCCAGTTGTGGGAGCAGACGGCTCGCTGAGAACCCCCGCCCCACTCCATGAACAAAGGGGCCATCGAGATGGGGACGGAGCTGTCTCAACAGGCTCGATGTCAGGCCCTGACCCTGGCTCACCAGCTGGCCCTGCCGGGCGCCCACTTGGCGATTGGACCGGCACCGAGGCCCAGGAGCAGCTGGCCACCTGCCGGCAGGCTCACTACACGGAGGCCAGAGACGCGTCCTCACGGGATCGAACCCGTCTCCTGGACGCGGATCTGCCTGCCCTGCCTGTCGGCACCACCCCCCGCAACGACGCTCCGCCAGCCCCACGGGACACAGAGCAGGGGCCTTGTGTGCACGTGGCTGCCCACTGAGACGCAGGCACGAGTCTGTCTGCCAGGACAGCTTAACGCTTTCAACCAGGGCCTGCGACCGGAGCGTGCGGGTCCTGGGGTGGAGGGTTAGGGCTGGGCGGGCTCCGCGGGTCCTGGGGTGGAGGGGTTAGGGCTGGGCGGGCTCCGCGGGTCCTGGGGTGGAGGGGTTGGGGCTGGGCGGGCTCCGCGGGTCCTGGGGTGGAGGGGTTGGGGCTGGGCGGGCTCCGCGGGTCCTGGGGTGGAGGGGTTGGGGCTGGGCGGGCTCCGCGGGTCCTAG contains:
- the TNFRSF13B gene encoding tumor necrosis factor receptor superfamily member 13B isoform X2 — translated: MRHGEAPQDLRLGVAMQPCPEEQYWDPLLNTCVSCKTICSNQNPRTCAAFCKSLSCRKEQGKYYDQLLGDCISCASICGRHPKQCTHFCENKFRSQVNLPPEVRRQRTGEASTRADNLGRYQGPEHRGSDVGPAPPGLKLSADQLALVYSTLGLCLCAVICCFLLAVACFLKRRGDQVSCQPPPGPCRTRAKSSKADHWMEAGSAAGATPEPTETCSFCFAECREPERAGRWARHGQSAAGQPCVRAPNGGLCGIEVVCTPAQEGGLAT